Proteins encoded together in one Osmerus eperlanus chromosome 20, fOsmEpe2.1, whole genome shotgun sequence window:
- the mtx1b gene encoding metaxin-1b translates to MAAPLELYCWKGDWGLPSVDTDCLTVLAYAKFAGAPLRVHKITNPWRSPTGILPALKAKEEGSISKPSSIIIHLRKQKYNADYDLSAKEGADTLAFVSLLEEKLLPALIYTQWLDSKNYVDVTRRWYAEHIPFPLNFLLPSRMHSQQLEKLRLVRGDSLLEPGEQLEKELYHDALECMTLLSQRLGSHKFFFGDSPSSLDAYVFGHLAPLLKIKLPNAKLQQHLNSLDNLRLYCSNILLLYFPSDGRDTPNRKVSVHSDSSDFDSEPHKRRNQILSVLFAFGAMLGYAILTGIVSIEHVRQQGALEGPSHGDEEEEEEED, encoded by the exons GCATATGCTAAATTTGCTGGTGCTCCACTCAGAGTCCACAAGATCACCAACCCCTGGAGAAGCCCAACAG GTATTTTACCGGCACTGAAGGCCAAAGAAGAAGGCAGTATCTCCAAGCCAAGCAGTATTATCATTCACCTCAGAAAACAG AAATACAACGCTGACTATGACCTCTCAGCCAAGGAGGGAGCAGACACACTGGCGTTTGTGTCTCTACTGGAGGAGAAGCTGCTGCCTGCTCTg ATCTACACACAGTGGTTGGACTCCAAAAACTACGTTGATGTCACGCGACGCTGGTATGCTGAGCACATCCCGTTCCCACTCAACTTCCTGCTGCCCAGCCGCATGCACAGCCAGCAGCTTGAGAAGCTGAGGCTGGTGAGGGGAGACTCCCTCCTGGAGCCTGGGGagcagctggagaaggag ctctacCACGACGCCCTGGAGTGCATGACCCTGCTCTCCCAGCGCCTCGGCTCACACAAGTTCTTCTTCGGCGATTC CCCATCCTCATTAGATGCCTATGTGTTTGGTCACCTCGCTCCATTGCTGAAGATCAAACTGCCCAACGCGAAGCTCCAGCAGCATCTGAACTCTCTGGACAACCTGCGGCTCTACTGCTCCAATATCCTGCTTCTCTACTTCCCCTCCGATGGGCGAG ACACCCCCAATCGTAAGGTGTCTGTCcattcagacagtagtgacttTGACAGTGAGCCACATAAAAGACGCAACCAGATCCTGTCAGTCCTGTTTGCTTTCGGTGCAATGCTGGGCTATGCCATCTTGACGGGTATTGTCAGCATTGAGCATGTACGACAACAGGGGGCGCTAGAAGGGCCCAGCCATGGagacgaagaggaggaagaggaggaggattga
- the LOC134006705 gene encoding thrombospondin-3b-like, with protein sequence MDTRRLVPRSLLLAVVVLLWDSTLASEMQVIDMLELHDAKHIASAVGKMTVAMESVSDLYLVSTLRLPPKLGGMLLGLYNKEDNRKYLEVALMGKVNKVLVRYIREDGKLHTVNLQNPGLSDGRTQSIILRVAGLQRNHLHLELYVNCRLADSAQGLPSLVKLPVEAEAVEVRNGQKAYTRLQGTVDTLKMALGGSLAKAGLLTDCPFQGDKSFQNSVSTDVNAILGDHTKALIGQLIIFNQILGELREDIREQVKEMSLIRNTILECQACGFHEPHSRCEPNPCYKGVSCTETREYPGYRCGSCPDGMKGNGTHCQDIDECALAQPCFRPEGCVNTAKGFTCEPCPPGYSGPFLSGVGVDFAKSHKQECRDMDECADLSNACVPNSVCINTEGSFRCGECKEGFVGNQSTGCFLRRSCSALSFDPCDVNAHCVMERHSEVSCQCNVGWAGNGNTCGPDTDIDGFPDESLPCIDNDIHCRADNCVNTPNSGQEDADGDGIGDQCDEDADGDGIKNVEDNCRLVPNKDQQNSDTDSYGDACDNCPNVPNGSQKDTDGNGAGDTCDNDIDGDGIPNVLDNCPKLPNPMQTDHDGDGVGDVCDSCPDVNDPMQSDVDNDLVGDVCDTNQDMDGDGHQDTRDNCPDMPNSSQLDSDNDGIGDECDDDDDNDGIPDVHPPGPDNCRLIPNPRQTDTDGNGVGDMCETDFDNDSVNDFIDVCPESAEVTLTDFRAFQTVILDPEGDTQIDPNWIVLNKGMEIVQTMNSDPGLAIGYTAFNGVDFEGTFHINTATDDDYVGFIFGYQDSSSFYVVMWKQTEQTYWQSLPFRAMAQPGLQLKAMKSSTGPGEYLRNALWHTGDTPGEVTLLWKDPRNVGWRDKTSYRWHLNHRPQVGYIRVRLYEGMTLVADSGVVIDTSMKGGRLGAFCFSQEQVIWSNLGYRCNDTVPDDYQLYRKQINIKV encoded by the exons ATGGATACGCGGAGGCTTGTGCCAAGAAGTCTCCTGCTTGCAGTGGTGGTGCTTTTATGGGATTCTACTTTGGCTTCTGAAATGCAAG TGATTGACATGCTGGAGCTGCACGATGCCAAGCATATTGCGTCCGCAGTGGGGAAGATGACAGTAGCCATGGAAAGTGTGTCGGACCTATACCTGGTCTCCACTCTCCGCCTACCACCCAAACTAGGAGGGATGCTACTGGGCCTGTATAACAAGGAAGACAATAGGAAGTACCTGGAGGTGGCCCTCATGGGCAAGGTCAACAAGG TTCTGGTGCGCTACATCCGGGAGGATGGGAAACTCCACACTGTGAATCTTCAGAACCCCGGCCTCTCCGATGGACGCACCCAGTCCATCATCCTTCGGGTGGCTGGGCTCCAAAGAAACCACCTCCACCTGGAGCTCTATGTCAACTGCCGATTGGCCGACTCGGCACAGGGCTTGCCATCATTGGTCAAATTACCGGTGGAGGCGGAGGCCGTGGAAGTTCGTAATGGACAAAAGGCGTATACCAGACTTCAG gGTACAGTGGACACTCTTAAGATGGCTCTTGGTGGCTCATTGGCCAAAGCAGGATTACTGACAGACTGCCCTTTCCAGGGAGATAAATCTTTTCAAAATTCAG TGAGTACAGATGTGAATGCTATTCTTG GTGACCACACCAAGGCTCTGATTGGCCAGCTTATTATCTTCAACCAGATATTGGGAGAGCTCCGAGAGGACATCAGAGAACAG GTGAAGGAGATGTCCCTAATCAGAAACACCATTCTAGAATGCCAGGCTTGTG GTTTCCATGAGCCCCACTCTCGCTGCGAGCCAAACCCATGTTATAAGGGCGTATCCTGCACAGAGACCCGTGAGTATCCAGGGTACCGCTGTGGCTCCTGCCCTGATGGCATGAAGGGGAACGGAACCCACTGTCAGGACATCGATGAG TGTGCTCTGGCCCAGCCATGTTTCCGGCCAGAGGGGTGTGTGAACACTGCCAAGGGCTTCACCTGTGAGCCCTGCCCCCCCGGGTACTCAGGACCCTTCCTTAGTGGTGTGGGAGTGGACTTTGCCAAGAGTCACAAGCAG GAATGCAGAGACATGGATGAGTGCGCAGATCTGTCAAATGCCTGCGTTCCCAACTCTGTCTGCATCAACACTGAG GGCTCCTTCAGGTGTGGCGAGTGTAAGGAGGGCTTCGTGGGCAACCAATCAACAGGCTGCTTCCTGCGACGCTCCTGCTCCGCCTTAAGCTTCGACCCCTGCGACGTCAACGCCCACTGTGTCATGGAGCGCCACAGCGAAGTCTCCTGCCAG TGTAACGTGGGATGGGCCGGCAATGGGAACACGTGTGGCCCAGACACCGACATCGACGGCTTCCCCGACGAGTCTCTGCCCTGCATAGACAACGACATCCACTGCAGAGCC GACAACTGTGTCAACACTCCCAACTCTGGCCAGGAGGATGCCGATGGGGACGGCATCGGTGACCAGTGTGACGAAGACGCGGACGGGGACGGCATCAAAAATGTGGAG GACAACTGTCGCCTGGTCCCTAACAAGGACCAGCAGAACTCAGACACAGACTCATACGGTGACGCATGTGACAACTGTCCCAATGTCCCCAATGGCAGCCAGAAGGACACGGATGGCAACGGAGCCGGGGACACTTGTGACAATGACATTGACGGGGACG GCATCCCTAACGTTCTGGACAACTGTCCCAAGCTGCCTAACCCCATGCAGACGGACCATGATGGGGATGGAGTTGGGGATGTTTGCGACAGCTGTCCAGATGTCAACGACCCCATGCAG tcagACGTGGATAACGATTTGGTGGGAGATGTGTGCGACACCAACCAGGACAT GGATGGAGATGGACACCAGGACACCAGGGATAACTGCCCAGACATGCCCAACAGCTCCCAGTTGGATTCTGACAACGACGGAATTGGTGACGAATGTGACGATGATGACGACAATGATGGCATTCCTGATGTTCACCCTCCCGGGCCTGACAACTGTCGCCTCATCCCAaaccccagacagacagacactgacg GAAACGGGGTTGGGGACATGTGCGAGACGGACTTTGATAACGATTCGGTGAATGACTTCATTGACGTGTGTCCGGAGAGTGCTGAGGTCACGCTGACTGACTTCAGAGCTTTTCAGACGGTCATCCTTGAcccagagggtgacacccaaaTAGACCCCAACTGGATAGTGCTCAATAAG GGCATGGAGATTGTTCAGACTATGAACAGTGACCCTGGTTTGGCTATAG GCTACACAGCCTTCAATGGCGTAGACTTTGAAGGGACATTCCACATCAACACGGCTACTGATGATGACTACGTGGGCTTCATCTTTGGCTACCAAGACTCGTCCTCCTTCTACGTGGTGATGTGGAAGCAGACAGAGCAGACCTACTGGCAGTCACTACCCTTCAGGGCCATGGCCCAGCCTGGCCTGCAGCTAAAGGCCA TGAAGTCTAGCACAGGCCCAGGTGAGTACCTGCGGAATGCCCTGTGGCACACAGGTGACACCCCGGGCGAGGTCACCCTGCTGTGGAAGGACCCTCGTAACGTGGGCTGGAGGGACAAGACTTCCTACCGCTGGCATCTCAACCATCGCCCACAGGTGGGCTACATCAG AGTGAGGTTGTATGAAGGGATGACTCTGGTGGCAGACTCCGGGGTGGTGATTGACACCTCCATGAAGGGTGGAAGACTGGGCGCGTTCTGTTTCTCTCAGGAACAGGTCATCTGGTCCAACCTGGGGTATCGCTGCAATG ATACTGTGCCTGATGATTATCAGTTATACCGCAAGCAGATCAACATCAAGGTGTGA
- the LOC134040749 gene encoding thioredoxin-interacting protein-like — MVAMTKRVKTFEVVFNDPTKTFYCSGDKVAGKVVVEVSEVTRVSAMKVLGIGCAKVEYAKGKQRCREENEYLRYEEVVHLDDQPADTDGSVILRPGNKYEYMFGFELPQQGQIVSSYKGKFGYVQYYVKALMERPAQQPLECKKHFEVEEPLDVNTPDLLSPTGGMKEKKVTCMFIPDGQVSLNAKIDRRGFCEGEDICINAKFENTCSRIVVPKAAIISKHTYQAGGRTKVFRQKLSSVRGNHIISGMCDAWQGKSIRVPKIKPSMLGCNIIRVEYALMIYIHIPGSEKLILELPLVIGTAGLGSRTNSVSSQDGSVSNASLSWVSLQMPSAPPSYCDITRDCRLDQPLTPLLDDFDGDDSPIFMHSPTFQFPSPPAYTEVDEEYNGNARMLQVC, encoded by the exons ATGGTTGCAATGACAAAGCGAGTGAAGACCTTTGAGGTAGTCTTCAACGACCCTACCAAGACATTTTATTGCAGTGGAGATAAAGTAGCCGGGaaggttgttgtggaagtaTCCGAGGTGACCAGAGTCTCAGCTATGAAAGTGCTAGGAATTGGATGCGCGAAAGTGGAATATGCCAAAGGAAAACAACGCTGCCGCGAGGAGAACGAGTATCTCAGATACGAGGAAGTTGTTCATCTGGATGATCAGCCAGCTG ATACTGATGGATCAGTCATTCTGAGACCTGGCAACAAGTACGAATACATGTTTGGATTTGAGCTTCCCCAGCAAGG GCAGATTGTGTCTTCCTACAAGGGCAAGTTTGGCTATGTCCAGTACTACGTCAAGGCCCTCATGGAGAGACCTGCTCAGCAGCCCCTGGAGTGCAAGAAACACTTTGAGGTGGAGGAGCCCCTGGATGTGAACACCCCAGATCTGCTG TCTCCCACAGGTGggatgaaggagaagaaggTCACCTGCATGTTCATCCCAGATGGCCAGGTGTCCCTTAACGCCAAGATCGACAGGCGAGGCTTCTGCGAGGGCGAGGACATCTGCATCAACGCCAAGTTCGAGAACACCTGCTCCAGAATAGTGGTGCCCAAGGCGGCCATCATCTCCAAGCACACCTACCAGGCTGGTGGGCGCACCAAGGTCTTCCGCCAGAAGCTGTCTTCGGTGCGTGGGAACCATATCATCTCAGGGATGTGTGACGCCTGGCAGGGGAAGAGCATCAGAGTGCCCAAGATCAAACCATCCATGCTGGGCTGCAATATCATCCGTGTGGAGTACGCCCTCATG ATCTACATTCACATCCCGGGCAGCGAGAAGCTGATCCTGGAGCTGCCCCTGGTCATCGGCACCGCAGGCCTGGGCAGCCGCACCAACAGTGTGAGCAGCCAGGACGGCTCCGTCAGCAACGCCTCCCTGAGCTGGGTGTCCCTGCAGATGCCCTCGGCCCCGCCGAGCTACTGTGACATCACCCGCGACTGCCGCCTGGACCAGCCCCTCACGCCCCTGCTGGATGACTTCGACGGGGACGACAGCCCCATCTTCATGCACTCGCCCACCTTCCAGTTCCCATCGCCCCCAGCCTACACTGAG GTCGATGAAGAGTACAATGGCAACGCACGCATGCTGCAAGTCTGCTGA
- the polr3gla gene encoding RNA polymerase III subunit GL a, translated as MAGRGGRGRGRSQLTFNLEDVGIGKGENLPPTTFTPSPLFPPMTAQPVPLQTGEEMDYMLALKQELRAATKNLPFYIRRAASKRDVDRYSDKYQTGEPKDGTIEWNPDWSRLPKELCIKVRKPQIKRPTAQVKRLKQTVAKEEILTKLETLEKKEETANSEEEEDEEKKKTNEEEEQAEEEFDEEDIEEDTDYIMSYFDNGEEFGGDSDDNMDEATY; from the exons ATGGCTGGAAGAGGTGGCAGGGGTCGTGGAAGGAGTCAGCTGACCTTCAATTTGGAAGATGTGGGGATTGGAAAGGGTGAAAACCTACCCCCTACCACCTTCACGCCATCACCTTTATTTCCA CCCATGACTGCCCAGCCAGTGcccctgcagacaggagaggagatggattaCATGCTGGCGTTGAAGCAGGAACTGAGGGCTGCCACCAAGAACCTGCCCTTCTACATCAGGCGCGCTGCCTCCAAGAGAG ACGTTGATCGCTACTCTGATAAATACCAGACGGGGGAACCTAAGGACGGGACCATTGAGTGGAATCCAG ACTGGAGCAGATTGCCAAAAGAACTTTGCATCAAAGTGAGGAAGCCTCAAATAAAAA GACCTACAGCCCAAGTTAAACGACTCAAGCAAACAGTGGCCAAGGAAGAGATTCTCACCAAGCTAGAG ACTcttgaaaagaaagaagagactGCCAactcagaggaagaggaggatgaggagaagaagaagacaaatgaagaggaggaacaggcaGAAGAGGAGTTTGATGAGGAGGACATAGAAGAG GATACCGATTACATCATGTCTTACTTTGACAATGGAGAGGAGTTTGGAGGAGACAGCGACGACAACATGGATGAAGCCACTTATTAA